A genomic stretch from Aquila chrysaetos chrysaetos chromosome 1, bAquChr1.4, whole genome shotgun sequence includes:
- the LOC115340268 gene encoding C-X-C motif chemokine 5-like has protein sequence MGNLPEMMLAAELRCHCIQTVTGLMLPKRLANVEIIPKGPHCNAVEIIATLKNSQQICLDPQAKWVKMIINRILHSASKERRQ, from the exons ATGGGCAATCTTCCTG AGATgatgctggcagcagagctgcggTGTCACTGCATCCAGACCGTCACAGGATTAATGTTGCCAAAGCGCCTGGCCAACGTAGAAATCATTCCTAAGGGCCCACACTGCAACGCTGTGGAAATCAT AGCAACGCTGAAGAACAGCCAGCAAATCTGTTTAGATCCTCAGGCCAAATGGGTGAAGATGATAATTAACAGGATTCTACACAG TGCATCCAAGGAACGGCGTCAGTGA